The following are encoded together in the Lathyrus oleraceus cultivar Zhongwan6 chromosome 3, CAAS_Psat_ZW6_1.0, whole genome shotgun sequence genome:
- the LOC127126143 gene encoding uncharacterized protein LOC127126143, which translates to MIKNHLKIRFLRKSLDFFAVGDSVMKEFPSCFGENGVQVADSSSSSSSSSSTRGAQNVVTCIYQCKLRGRSCLITVSWTKNLMGQGLSVGIEELGNHCLCKVDIKPWLFSKRKGCKNLEVESSKIAILWDLSYAKFGSGPEPLEGYYLVVLFNKKIVLLLGDLKKEACKKIDCDNNVDAYNSDAVFIAKREHVFGKRFYSAKAQFCDKGKIHDVRIECDTVNGSTDDPCLVIRIDSKIVMQVKQLKWKFRGNQTILVDSFPVEVFWDVHNWLFGNVAGNAVFMFQTCVSAEKLWSGQSVSDPSIMMTWAYSQQFRDSQLQGLGFSLILYAWKNE; encoded by the coding sequence ATGATCAAAAACCACTTAAAGATCAGATTTTTAAGAAAAAGTTTAGATTTTTTTGCTGTTGGTGATTCTGTCATGAAGGAGTTTCCTTCTTGTTTTGGAGAAAATGGTGTGCAGGTTGCAgattcatcttcatcttcatcctcttCTAGTTCAACAAGAGGGGCACAGAATGTGGTTACTTGTATCTATCAATGTAAATTGAGAGGTCGTTCATGTTTGATTACAGTTTCATGGACAAAGAATTTGATGGGTCAAGGATTGAGTGTTGGAATTGAGGAATTGGGTAATCATTGTTTATGTAAGGTTGATATAAAGCCATGGTTGTTTTCAAAAAGAAAAGGGTGTAAGAATTTGGAAGTTGAATCTAGTAAAATTGCTATACTTTGGGATTTGAGCTATGCTAAATTTGGTTCTGGGCCAGAACCATTGGAAGGGTACTATTTAGTTGTTTTGTTTAACAAAAAGATTGTGTTACTTTTAGGAGATCTGAAAAAGGAAGCATGCAAGAAGATTGATTGTGACAACAATGTTGATGCTTATAATTCTGATGCAGTTTTTATTGCAAAGAGAGAACATGTTTTCGGCAAGAGATTTTACTCTGCAAAGGCTCAATTTTGTGACAAGGGTAAGATCCATGATGTGAGAATTGAGTGTGATACTGTTAATGGGAGTACTGATGATCCTTGTCTTGTGATTAGAATTGATAGCAAGATAGTGATGCAGGTGAAGCAATTGAAGTGGAAGTTTCGCGGTAATCAGACGATTTTGGTGGATAGTTTTCCGGTGGAAGTGTTTTGGGATGTTCATAATTGGCTGTTCGGGAATGTTGCTGGAAATGCTGTTTTCATGTTTCAAACTTGTGTTTCTGCTGAGAAATTGTGGTCTGGTCAATCTGTTTCTGATCCTTCTATTATGATGACTTGGGCTTATTCTCAGCAGTTTAGAGATTCTCAGTTGCAGGGTCTTGGATTTTCTCTTATTTTGTATGCTTGGAAAAATGAGTAG
- the LOC127126144 gene encoding uncharacterized protein LOC127126144 isoform X2, translated as MATVPVLVLPVSLLHRRPSSPPTTLPTLSHIHNFFTPIFTSSSTNKTTTVHGINPSDSRRDNPLFLDENNAVVDDMDGYLNNLSLEYESVWDTKPAWCQPWTIVLTGFSIVAISWLIFQSVVVTSAISLLIFAWWYIFLYSYPKEAFKRT; from the exons ATGGCGACTGTCCCTGTGTTAGTCTTACCGGTTTCTCTCCTCCACCGTCGACCTTCTTCTCCTCCAACAACTCTTCCAACTCTCTCTCATATCCACAATTTCTTCACTCCCATTTTCACAAGCTCCTCAACCAACAAAACAACCACAGTGCACGGTATCAATCCCAGTGATTCAAGACGAGACAATCCTCTCTTCTTGGACGAAAACAATGCGGTGGTCGATGACATGGACGGTTACCTCAATAACCTTTCCCTCGAATACGAATCTGTCTGGGACACCAAACCAGCTTG GTGTCAGCCATGGACAATAGTGTTAACAGGGTTTTCAATTGTTGCTATTAGCTGGTTAATTTTTCAATCTGTTGTTGTTACTTCAGCCATATCCTTACTCATTTTTGCATGGTGGTACATTTTTCTTTATTCTTATCCTAAG GAAGCTTTCAAACGCACATAA
- the LOC127126144 gene encoding uncharacterized protein LOC127126144 isoform X1, whose product MATVPVLVLPVSLLHRRPSSPPTTLPTLSHIHNFFTPIFTSSSTNKTTTVHGINPSDSRRDNPLFLDENNAVVDDMDGYLNNLSLEYESVWDTKPAWCQPWTIVLTGFSIVAISWLIFQSVVVTSAISLLIFAWWYIFLYSYPKAYSAMIAERRERITDGVEDTYGRRK is encoded by the exons ATGGCGACTGTCCCTGTGTTAGTCTTACCGGTTTCTCTCCTCCACCGTCGACCTTCTTCTCCTCCAACAACTCTTCCAACTCTCTCTCATATCCACAATTTCTTCACTCCCATTTTCACAAGCTCCTCAACCAACAAAACAACCACAGTGCACGGTATCAATCCCAGTGATTCAAGACGAGACAATCCTCTCTTCTTGGACGAAAACAATGCGGTGGTCGATGACATGGACGGTTACCTCAATAACCTTTCCCTCGAATACGAATCTGTCTGGGACACCAAACCAGCTTG GTGTCAGCCATGGACAATAGTGTTAACAGGGTTTTCAATTGTTGCTATTAGCTGGTTAATTTTTCAATCTGTTGTTGTTACTTCAGCCATATCCTTACTCATTTTTGCATGGTGGTACATTTTTCTTTATTCTTATCCTAAG GCTTATTCAGCTATGATTGCTGAGCGAAGAGAAAGGATTACAGATGGTGTTGAAGACACGTATGGTCGTAGGAAGTAG